A single genomic interval of Candidatus Edwardsbacteria bacterium harbors:
- a CDS encoding DUF1320 domain-containing protein, producing the protein MAYCTLDDIKKVAPETDLIQLTDDDNLGIIKTTITDAAIEDADDFIDTYLRGRYTLPLSETPKIIAKLSVDLALYYIYERRFKTKMPEGIIGSYNNAIKLLGQIQQGRISLGVDSGTSTGSGEFQTNKTSDSRVFNSDVMDQY; encoded by the coding sequence ATGGCCTACTGCACCCTCGATGACATAAAGAAGGTGGCCCCGGAGACGGACCTTATCCAGCTGACCGACGACGATAATCTGGGCATCATCAAGACCACCATCACCGACGCCGCCATCGAGGATGCCGACGACTTCATCGACACTTATCTGAGGGGCAGGTATACCCTGCCCCTCAGTGAGACTCCCAAGATCATAGCCAAGCTCAGCGTAGACCTGGCGCTCTATTACATTTACGAACGCCGGTTCAAAACCAAGATGCCGGAGGGCATCATCGGCAGCTACAACAACGCCATAAAATTGCTGGGGCAGATCCAGCAGGGCCGGATCTCGCTGGGGGTGGACTCCGGAACATCCACCGGATCCGGAGAATTCCAGACCAACAAGACCTCCGACTCCCGGGTGTTCAACAGCGATGTTATGGACCAGTATTAA
- a CDS encoding Gp37 family protein — MGIKAIEDAVYDRLNGFIKDLAVEAYPDNPDLYELKHAKGSVMVHFEGATAGQPERRGTMVQREDLNFGITVMVRSLKRNTSGAYDVIDLIKQALAGHKISGCGKIYLRGTALVQIVDGVWEYSVGITVPTVMIINQEQT; from the coding sequence ATGGGCATTAAAGCCATCGAAGACGCCGTTTATGACCGGTTGAACGGCTTTATAAAAGACCTGGCGGTGGAGGCATATCCCGACAACCCCGACCTGTACGAGCTTAAGCATGCCAAGGGATCGGTGATGGTTCATTTCGAGGGTGCTACGGCCGGCCAGCCGGAACGCCGGGGGACCATGGTACAGAGGGAGGATCTTAATTTCGGCATCACCGTCATGGTCCGCAGCCTCAAGCGCAATACCAGCGGAGCCTACGACGTCATCGACCTGATCAAGCAGGCGCTGGCCGGGCATAAAATATCCGGGTGCGGGAAAATATATTTGCGCGGCACGGCGCTGGTGCAGATCGTGGACGGGGTGTGGGAATACTCGGTGGGGATCACCGTACCCACCGTTATGATCATAAACCAGGAGCAGACATGA